A portion of the Edaphobacter lichenicola genome contains these proteins:
- a CDS encoding ArnT family glycosyltransferase produces MEARQSIKLQAHLRAVIWLSVGFAALKLAIQIVGNTLAQHAGYGIFRDELYYLVCGRRLAFGYVDQPPLVALQARLSEMLFGHDTMWSLRLISAMAGAVKVFLTGLLVWALGGGRKAAALAMLAVIGAGVYLGIDSFLSMNSFDPVFWMGCALALVRIVKAESSSEIRNWWIVFGVSAGLAFENKDSVVFFLIAMLIALLLTPQRRILANRWFGVGVLLIVLVALPNFLWQIHNHFPTLEWLRKTEGSDKVVKFPPLEFFLAQVLTLTPYSVLLWGTGVLWLLFAKASREFRFVGVFYPIFLVMMMALHAKDYYLVPAYPVFFAAGAVAWFAWAQRVVWRNALIGVYAVITVVGLVVFFPLSVPVMPPQQWLAYTEKLHFRPKESETHAATPLPQFYADRFGWHELVEQVSAIYNGLPSQERAVTGILTGNYGEAGAIDILGEKYGLPHAISGHLTYWLWGPRGYTGEEMIVINGATLQEMQKSYASCTVVGTRELPYAMPWEHGSIFLCRGRKTTYEANWDEMKRYL; encoded by the coding sequence ATGGAAGCTCGGCAGTCGATAAAACTTCAGGCGCATCTGCGCGCGGTTATTTGGCTTAGCGTGGGGTTCGCTGCGCTCAAGCTTGCGATCCAGATTGTTGGGAACACTCTGGCGCAACATGCCGGGTATGGCATCTTTCGGGATGAGCTGTACTACCTGGTGTGCGGGCGACGGCTCGCGTTTGGGTATGTTGACCAGCCTCCACTGGTTGCGCTGCAGGCGCGGCTGAGCGAGATGCTCTTCGGGCATGACACGATGTGGTCGCTGCGGCTGATCTCGGCCATGGCCGGTGCTGTGAAGGTGTTTCTTACGGGGCTGTTGGTGTGGGCGCTTGGTGGTGGGCGCAAGGCGGCTGCGCTGGCGATGCTTGCGGTTATTGGGGCGGGAGTCTATCTCGGTATCGATAGCTTCCTTTCGATGAACTCGTTCGATCCGGTGTTCTGGATGGGATGTGCGTTGGCGCTGGTGCGCATCGTGAAGGCGGAGTCGTCGAGCGAGATTCGGAACTGGTGGATTGTCTTTGGCGTGAGTGCGGGACTTGCGTTTGAGAATAAGGATTCCGTTGTTTTCTTTTTGATCGCGATGTTGATTGCTTTGTTGCTGACGCCGCAGCGACGCATACTTGCGAATCGCTGGTTTGGTGTCGGGGTGCTGCTGATTGTTCTGGTCGCGCTGCCGAACTTTTTGTGGCAGATTCATAATCACTTTCCTACGCTGGAGTGGCTGCGCAAGACAGAGGGTTCGGATAAGGTTGTGAAGTTTCCGCCGCTGGAGTTTTTTCTGGCGCAGGTGCTGACGCTGACTCCGTATAGCGTTTTGCTGTGGGGGACCGGCGTTTTGTGGCTTCTGTTTGCGAAGGCGTCGCGGGAGTTTCGTTTTGTCGGTGTGTTTTATCCGATCTTTCTTGTGATGATGATGGCGCTGCATGCGAAGGATTATTACCTTGTGCCGGCGTATCCGGTGTTCTTTGCGGCTGGGGCGGTTGCGTGGTTTGCGTGGGCGCAGCGTGTTGTCTGGCGTAATGCTTTGATCGGTGTTTATGCGGTGATTACGGTTGTTGGTCTGGTTGTTTTCTTTCCGCTCTCCGTTCCTGTGATGCCTCCACAGCAATGGCTTGCTTATACCGAGAAGCTGCACTTCAGGCCGAAGGAGAGCGAGACGCATGCGGCTACTCCGCTGCCGCAGTTCTATGCAGATCGCTTTGGGTGGCATGAGTTGGTTGAGCAGGTTTCGGCTATCTACAACGGATTGCCTTCGCAGGAGCGAGCGGTGACCGGGATTTTGACTGGGAACTATGGCGAGGCTGGGGCGATCGATATTCTTGGCGAGAAGTATGGACTGCCGCATGCGATCAGTGGGCACTTGACCTACTGGCTGTGGGGGCCGCGTGGGTATACCGGAGAGGAGATGATCGTGATCAATGGGGCGACTCTGCAGGAGATGCAGAAGTCCTATGCTTCGTGCACGGTGGTGGGGACGCGGGAGTTGCCATATGCGATGCCCTGGGAGCATGGGTCAATCTTTCTGTGCCGGGGAAGAAAGACGACGTATGAGGCGAACTGGGATGAGATGAAGAGATATTTGTGA
- a CDS encoding c-type heme family protein, whose product MKLLAKFNLMLILLFGTGLLLVSQLSRTFLEKNARDQTLQQAKLMISSARSTRDYTEQELDPLLEKTPESAKRFLPQTIPFYAATVTFNHLRKDYPDYTYKEAALNPTNPRDRADQWEADIIEYFRNHPDQKQLIGERQTATGTSISLSQPIVTNASCLECHGSPAAAPPTQIQTYGSANGFGWTLNEVIGAQIVSVPTAVAEGIASHIFHTLLLYISASFLVTLAVIDLGLYYIIILPVRRLATTADLVSKGDLSQPELICKGKDEIAEVTASFNRMYVSLKKAIEMLDK is encoded by the coding sequence TTGAAACTGTTAGCGAAGTTTAATTTAATGCTCATCCTGCTGTTTGGCACCGGCCTTCTGTTGGTATCTCAGCTCTCGCGCACGTTCCTCGAGAAGAATGCGCGCGATCAGACTCTGCAACAGGCAAAGCTGATGATCTCGAGCGCGCGATCAACCAGGGACTACACGGAGCAGGAGCTGGATCCTCTGCTTGAAAAGACGCCGGAGAGCGCCAAGCGCTTTCTGCCGCAGACGATTCCTTTCTATGCTGCAACGGTTACGTTCAATCATCTGCGTAAAGACTATCCGGATTACACGTACAAAGAAGCTGCTCTCAACCCCACGAATCCGCGCGACCGCGCCGACCAGTGGGAGGCCGATATTATTGAGTATTTCCGCAACCATCCAGATCAGAAGCAGTTGATCGGTGAACGTCAAACCGCGACCGGCACCTCGATCTCGCTGTCTCAGCCTATCGTTACGAATGCTAGCTGCCTGGAGTGCCACGGCTCGCCGGCGGCTGCACCGCCAACTCAGATTCAAACCTATGGAAGCGCAAATGGTTTTGGATGGACGCTCAACGAAGTGATCGGAGCTCAGATCGTTTCGGTACCGACAGCGGTTGCCGAGGGAATTGCTTCCCACATCTTCCACACGCTGTTGCTGTATATCTCTGCCTCGTTCCTCGTTACCCTGGCGGTCATCGATCTGGGCCTCTATTACATCATCATCCTTCCTGTGCGGCGGCTGGCGACAACCGCCGACCTGGTAAGCAAAGGCGACTTGAGTCAGCCTGAGTTGATCTGTAAAGGAAAGGACGAGATCGCTGAGGTGACTGCATCGTTTAATCGGATGTATGTGAGCCTCAAGAAGGCAATCGAGATGCTCGACAAGTAA
- a CDS encoding serine/threonine protein kinase yields MGINVGDLVGDHEVIGTLGSGGMGHVYQVRHTISHRIEAMKVLLPGRPATEEIAQRFLREIRLLARLDHPNIAVLHTAYRHEGELIMIMEFVEGLTLRAKLDSDSITMGKSMDYIQQVLSGLAYAHDLGIIHRDIKPSNIMISRGDRVKLVDFGLAFPTVGSDVTRTGAILGSLHYMSPEQVMGEQLDARSDLYSVGIVLYQLLTGRLPFDGAGEYAIASSHLRGVPVDPASINQDIPTRLSEVMLKSLAKLPDNRFQTAGDFLQALRAVHTEATTLLLPPRHTKESNQYPTPPDSHAASANSTKSALNEKHLESVSRDLAFHIGPIARLVVNRAAKRAISLDELYTLVANEIDSDEKRKVFLATRHKYSSSS; encoded by the coding sequence ATGGGCATCAATGTTGGAGATCTCGTCGGCGATCATGAAGTAATTGGCACACTTGGTTCTGGAGGTATGGGACACGTTTACCAGGTACGCCATACCATATCGCACAGAATCGAGGCCATGAAGGTCCTGCTACCGGGCCGCCCCGCCACCGAAGAGATCGCCCAGCGATTCCTGCGCGAGATCCGGCTGCTGGCACGACTCGACCATCCAAATATCGCGGTCCTTCATACAGCCTATCGCCATGAAGGTGAGCTCATCATGATCATGGAGTTCGTCGAGGGACTCACCCTTCGTGCAAAGCTCGACTCAGACTCAATCACGATGGGGAAGAGCATGGACTACATACAACAGGTCCTCTCAGGCTTAGCCTACGCTCACGATCTTGGAATCATTCATCGCGATATAAAACCCTCGAACATCATGATCAGCAGAGGCGATCGGGTGAAGCTGGTGGACTTTGGGCTTGCCTTCCCCACCGTCGGCTCCGATGTAACTCGCACGGGTGCAATCCTTGGCTCACTGCACTACATGTCTCCAGAGCAGGTCATGGGCGAACAGCTCGACGCTCGGTCCGACCTTTATTCCGTCGGCATCGTGCTCTATCAGTTACTCACCGGACGCCTTCCTTTCGACGGCGCCGGCGAATATGCAATCGCCAGCAGTCATCTCCGGGGAGTGCCGGTCGATCCTGCCTCAATCAACCAGGACATTCCCACGAGGCTCTCCGAAGTCATGCTGAAGTCTCTGGCAAAACTGCCCGACAATCGATTCCAGACCGCTGGGGACTTCCTGCAGGCCTTGCGAGCTGTGCATACGGAGGCGACGACACTCCTGCTTCCACCACGTCACACGAAGGAATCGAATCAGTACCCCACGCCCCCCGACAGTCACGCTGCGTCCGCCAACTCGACCAAATCAGCTCTCAATGAGAAACATCTCGAATCGGTCAGCCGCGATCTCGCCTTTCATATCGGGCCTATCGCGAGACTCGTCGTCAACCGCGCCGCCAAACGTGCGATCAGTCTAGACGAGCTCTACACGCTCGTCGCGAACGAGATCGACTCCGACGAGAAGCGCAAAGTCTTCCTGGCGACAAGACACAAATACTCGTCGTCCTCATGA
- a CDS encoding CRTAC1 family protein: MKKCIAKTPPILALLCSFLLGLSAVAQVAGEAALPTPQSQPAPAPPHGGSATAGVFAPVKDSELRPITAGGFVKDGPVIFQDVAKQAGLTSWHHTMGTLEKTYILETTGSGVALLDYDNDGWLDIYLVNGSTYEAMKGTAEAPHAALFHNNHDGTFTDVTAKAGVTNDRWGYGVAIGDYDNDGWPDIYVSNFGKNRLYHNNHDGTFTDVAEKAGVTLGNWSTGATFGDYDGDGRLDLFVPGYVHYDLNHPPDPGTAAVGLVYCQFRGVNTLCGPRGLPGEADHLFHNNGDGTFTDVSEKAGVSDKAHYYGFTATFVDIDNDGKPDLVVTNDSCPNYLYMNKGDGTFEDVSYYSGFALNQQARDQAGMGLAIGDYLNNGLVDLYTGTFSDDYKPLFRNGGDQGFTEISPEMGIAELTYPFLTWATEFIDYDNDGWKDIFLVNGHVYPQVDKNDWGTSYAQRPLLFHNVDKGKKFEVVPAVIGTGLAEVIPGRGAAFGDLFNDGKTDVVINSMDHVPSLMRDVSPDHHHWIGLKLIGGPKSPRDAVGAVAYLTAGGIKQRADVLSGGSYESSNDQRPHFGIGDATSVDALEIHWPSGAVEHVTLPSVDRFFTIQEGKGIVPGTLDEPAKSKTSGPQGRQTSR, encoded by the coding sequence TTGAAAAAGTGCATTGCCAAAACGCCCCCCATTCTTGCCCTGCTATGCAGCTTCCTGTTGGGACTCAGTGCTGTAGCGCAAGTTGCCGGCGAGGCAGCCTTGCCCACGCCCCAGTCTCAGCCTGCTCCCGCCCCGCCGCATGGGGGATCTGCTACAGCAGGTGTGTTCGCTCCGGTGAAAGACTCAGAGCTCCGTCCTATCACCGCCGGAGGCTTCGTCAAAGACGGACCGGTCATCTTCCAAGATGTCGCCAAACAAGCCGGTCTAACGAGCTGGCACCACACCATGGGGACACTCGAAAAAACTTACATCCTCGAGACGACAGGCTCCGGAGTCGCCCTCCTGGACTACGACAACGACGGATGGCTCGACATCTATCTCGTGAACGGTTCCACCTACGAAGCGATGAAGGGAACAGCGGAAGCGCCTCACGCTGCCCTCTTTCACAATAACCACGACGGCACTTTTACCGACGTTACCGCCAAGGCAGGCGTCACCAACGATCGCTGGGGATACGGTGTCGCCATTGGAGACTACGACAACGATGGCTGGCCGGACATCTACGTCTCCAACTTCGGCAAGAACCGGCTGTATCACAACAACCATGACGGTACCTTCACTGACGTCGCCGAAAAAGCTGGGGTCACCCTCGGAAACTGGTCAACCGGGGCGACCTTTGGAGACTACGACGGAGACGGCCGACTCGATCTCTTCGTCCCCGGATATGTTCACTATGACTTGAACCATCCACCCGATCCCGGCACTGCTGCCGTCGGCTTGGTCTATTGCCAGTTTCGTGGAGTGAACACCCTGTGCGGTCCCCGTGGCCTGCCAGGAGAAGCCGATCATCTCTTTCACAACAATGGCGATGGAACCTTCACCGATGTCAGCGAGAAGGCCGGCGTCTCCGATAAAGCTCATTACTACGGCTTCACCGCAACCTTTGTCGATATAGATAACGATGGCAAACCCGATCTCGTCGTCACCAACGATTCATGCCCAAACTATCTCTACATGAACAAAGGAGATGGGACCTTCGAAGATGTCAGCTACTACTCGGGCTTCGCTTTGAACCAGCAGGCACGCGATCAGGCGGGCATGGGTCTTGCCATCGGCGACTATCTCAACAATGGCTTGGTCGACCTCTATACCGGCACCTTCTCCGACGACTACAAGCCGCTCTTCCGCAATGGCGGAGACCAGGGTTTCACCGAAATCAGCCCTGAGATGGGCATCGCCGAGCTAACCTATCCGTTTCTCACCTGGGCCACCGAATTTATCGACTACGACAACGACGGTTGGAAGGACATCTTCCTCGTCAACGGCCACGTCTATCCCCAGGTGGACAAAAACGACTGGGGCACCTCCTACGCCCAGCGTCCGCTTCTCTTTCATAACGTGGACAAAGGAAAGAAGTTTGAGGTGGTGCCAGCAGTAATCGGTACGGGTCTCGCGGAGGTGATCCCAGGCCGGGGAGCTGCATTCGGCGATCTGTTCAACGATGGCAAGACCGACGTAGTCATTAACTCCATGGACCACGTTCCATCCCTCATGCGGGATGTGAGCCCCGATCATCATCATTGGATAGGTTTGAAGCTGATTGGTGGGCCAAAAAGCCCTCGTGACGCCGTAGGTGCGGTCGCCTATCTGACGGCTGGCGGAATAAAGCAGCGAGCCGACGTACTCAGCGGCGGAAGCTATGAATCCTCCAACGATCAACGCCCGCACTTCGGCATCGGCGACGCAACCTCAGTCGATGCCCTTGAGATTCATTGGCCCAGCGGCGCCGTCGAACACGTAACCCTCCCATCGGTCGATCGTTTCTTCACCATTCAGGAGGGGAAAGGGATCGTACCAGGCACCTTGGATGAGCCTGCAAAGTCAAAAACTTCCGGGCCACAGGGCAGACAAACATCACGATAG
- a CDS encoding tetratricopeptide repeat protein, whose protein sequence is MQLLSEWARTRSARAIGFARRSVAVRAAYLALVAVLSLATVFAFLPNIHASSDQSQTQQKLTDQDAARKLYADKIGKTYNFAFGPKNISTPGNAAVVGDTFLQPDTFPTADYCGHCHQEAYHQWRQSLHSNSFRTPFYRTSVNILIRTKGIEFSRHCDSCHNPIAVLGGGLTQDSLVDRKFDQDGLTCTTCHSVQKLQSTMGNGGYVMGVPAVLVDENGVRIPGLVPDSEILAHLDRHSKAVMQTFYRTPEFCSACHKANLPNPLNGYKFIRAFTAYDEWQNSKFSQRNPLTFYQADFTTCQGCHMKRAANALKEPGAKNGTFASHRWTAGNTAVPFYYGFDEQLAKTVEFLKTGNYLNVDLFAIRKANEDKVIAPLGSTPFTLAPGDVIQTMVVIQNKNIGHSLIPEVRDLYEAWVEFVVTDSDNKEIYHSGFIKPNGMLDERAHSFTNRPVNTEGTFVDNHKVWTIHSVAYDNTIQAGRSVLVRYEFRIPTAVKGAVKITARVNYRHLRQSYLNNVFGEDHVLYPVVELASRTRTLNIGENPVTAPEPTDNADWMRWNNLGISYLDQLQYSDAVQAFAQVVKLRPDYPDGYTNIGLTNIEWEKYGSARASLEKALELNPGNARALYYLALVERRAGHYDAEVDDLKKVLAQYPQSRDARRELGISYYQQRRPQEAMEQFEALQAIDPDDLAAHYNLSLLYRRMGMKDKAKEQSAMFVTKKVDPGAPTYSLDFLRKHPEISIESVPWHMHTDMPHPGVSSGGEQ, encoded by the coding sequence ATGCAGCTGCTTTCGGAGTGGGCCAGAACGCGATCGGCAAGAGCCATCGGTTTTGCACGGCGCTCTGTCGCTGTGCGGGCAGCGTATCTGGCGTTGGTTGCAGTTCTATCCCTGGCAACCGTCTTCGCCTTCCTTCCGAACATTCATGCAAGCTCCGACCAAAGCCAGACGCAGCAAAAACTAACGGATCAGGATGCGGCTCGTAAGCTGTACGCCGACAAGATCGGCAAAACCTACAACTTCGCCTTCGGCCCGAAGAATATCTCCACCCCAGGTAATGCAGCCGTAGTCGGCGACACCTTCCTTCAACCCGACACGTTTCCCACGGCGGACTACTGCGGCCACTGTCACCAGGAGGCGTACCACCAGTGGCGCCAGTCCCTGCACTCCAACTCGTTCCGCACTCCCTTCTACCGGACCAGCGTCAACATCCTCATCAGAACCAAAGGAATCGAATTCTCCCGCCACTGCGACAGCTGTCACAATCCCATCGCGGTCCTCGGCGGCGGACTCACGCAAGACTCCCTCGTCGACCGCAAATTCGATCAGGATGGCTTGACCTGCACCACCTGCCACTCGGTTCAGAAGCTGCAATCAACCATGGGCAATGGCGGTTATGTCATGGGCGTGCCCGCAGTCCTGGTCGACGAAAACGGCGTCCGCATTCCAGGCCTCGTACCAGACTCAGAGATCCTCGCACATCTCGATCGGCACTCGAAGGCCGTCATGCAGACCTTCTACCGCACACCCGAGTTCTGCTCCGCATGCCACAAAGCCAATCTGCCGAACCCCCTGAACGGATACAAATTCATTCGCGCCTTCACCGCCTATGACGAGTGGCAGAACTCGAAGTTCTCACAGAGAAATCCCCTCACCTTCTATCAGGCAGACTTCACCACCTGCCAGGGCTGCCACATGAAGCGCGCCGCCAATGCATTGAAGGAGCCAGGCGCAAAGAATGGAACCTTTGCCTCACATCGCTGGACTGCAGGAAACACCGCCGTTCCCTTCTACTATGGCTTCGACGAGCAGTTGGCAAAGACAGTCGAATTCCTCAAAACCGGCAACTACCTCAACGTCGATCTCTTTGCAATCCGAAAAGCAAACGAGGACAAAGTAATCGCGCCTCTCGGTTCAACTCCCTTCACACTCGCGCCAGGCGACGTCATACAGACGATGGTGGTCATTCAGAACAAGAACATCGGCCACTCCCTCATACCCGAGGTACGCGATCTCTACGAGGCGTGGGTTGAGTTTGTCGTTACTGACTCAGACAACAAAGAGATCTACCATAGCGGCTTCATCAAACCGAACGGAATGTTGGACGAGCGAGCCCACAGCTTCACAAACCGCCCTGTCAATACCGAGGGAACGTTTGTCGACAATCACAAGGTGTGGACAATCCACTCTGTCGCCTATGACAACACCATTCAGGCAGGCCGGTCCGTCCTGGTTCGCTACGAGTTTCGTATCCCCACCGCTGTAAAGGGAGCCGTGAAGATCACAGCGCGCGTCAACTACCGCCACCTGCGCCAGAGCTATCTCAACAACGTCTTCGGCGAAGACCACGTCCTCTATCCAGTTGTCGAACTCGCCTCGCGCACCCGAACTCTCAACATCGGAGAAAATCCCGTCACCGCACCCGAGCCCACCGATAACGCCGACTGGATGCGCTGGAACAACCTCGGCATATCCTACCTCGATCAGTTGCAATACAGCGATGCAGTCCAGGCATTTGCTCAAGTGGTGAAGCTGCGGCCCGACTATCCCGACGGCTACACCAACATCGGTCTCACCAACATCGAATGGGAGAAGTACGGCTCGGCACGAGCCAGCCTCGAGAAGGCCTTGGAGCTGAATCCCGGCAACGCACGCGCTCTCTACTATCTTGCCTTGGTCGAACGAAGAGCAGGACACTACGACGCCGAGGTGGATGATCTGAAAAAAGTTCTCGCGCAGTATCCCCAGTCTCGAGACGCTCGTCGCGAACTCGGAATCTCGTACTATCAACAGCGCAGGCCGCAGGAAGCGATGGAGCAGTTTGAAGCCCTGCAGGCGATCGACCCCGACGATCTTGCCGCGCACTACAACCTCTCGCTTCTCTACCGTCGCATGGGCATGAAGGACAAGGCGAAAGAGCAGTCCGCGATGTTCGTCACCAAGAAGGTAGATCCCGGTGCTCCAACCTACTCCCTCGACTTTCTCCGCAAGCACCCCGAGATCTCCATCGAGAGCGTCCCGTGGCACATGCACACTGACATGCCTCATCCAGGCGTCAGCAGCGGAGGGGAGCAGTGA
- a CDS encoding tetratricopeptide repeat protein, translating into MSPNTGSSSIRLRRLRCCLIASACLVLIFHANAQQSSPAPAASKPSAISASGDATTVDDIQRMISRGQLSEAETRLNTLATQQPEPAGVERMRGMIYYQRNEFAAANTAFEKAIAQQSSDLQAVQMRGVTLYRMGQPAAAIPLLERANTTIASVNADGTYVLAVCYLDVHRYDDARRIFAKQYKLPDDSAASYLFVGRMLLRRNYPAESEQMARKALEIDPRLPLAHLLLGQLALSRSREADAIVEFEAERTINPMDGEVYEHLGDSYLRASRFEDAQQALNCALLLEPNATGPYILLGQVLLKRDDPLTALNYLTHAERMDPGNHLTHLMLGQAYRALGRKEDATREYKSAESIQSSSENQ; encoded by the coding sequence ATGTCACCCAACACAGGGTCCTCTTCCATCAGGCTTCGACGACTACGGTGTTGTCTCATTGCATCTGCGTGCCTCGTTCTCATCTTCCATGCCAACGCACAACAGAGCAGTCCTGCACCTGCTGCGTCGAAGCCTTCAGCTATTTCGGCGTCGGGCGACGCAACCACCGTCGATGATATCCAGCGGATGATCTCGCGTGGCCAGTTGAGCGAGGCCGAGACGCGCTTGAACACCCTGGCCACGCAGCAGCCCGAGCCCGCAGGCGTCGAACGCATGCGAGGCATGATCTACTACCAACGCAACGAATTTGCAGCCGCGAACACCGCCTTTGAAAAAGCCATCGCCCAGCAAAGCAGCGACCTCCAGGCCGTACAGATGCGAGGTGTGACCTTATACCGCATGGGCCAGCCAGCCGCGGCAATCCCCTTGTTGGAACGCGCCAATACAACCATCGCAAGCGTCAATGCGGACGGGACCTACGTCCTGGCAGTCTGCTACCTCGATGTACACCGCTACGATGACGCACGTCGCATCTTCGCGAAACAGTACAAGCTCCCTGACGATTCAGCCGCATCCTATCTATTTGTGGGGCGAATGCTGCTCCGTCGCAACTACCCGGCCGAGTCGGAACAGATGGCACGCAAGGCACTGGAAATCGATCCGCGACTACCGCTCGCTCACCTCCTGCTGGGACAGCTTGCTCTCTCCAGATCTCGCGAAGCCGATGCCATCGTCGAGTTCGAAGCGGAGCGCACCATCAACCCAATGGACGGAGAGGTCTATGAGCATCTCGGCGATTCGTATCTGCGCGCCTCACGATTCGAAGACGCGCAACAGGCTCTGAACTGCGCGCTCCTCCTCGAGCCGAACGCAACCGGACCGTATATTCTGCTTGGTCAGGTACTGCTGAAACGCGACGACCCGCTGACCGCACTCAACTATCTAACCCATGCGGAGCGCATGGATCCAGGCAATCACCTCACTCATTTGATGCTCGGTCAGGCATACCGGGCCTTAGGACGCAAGGAAGACGCCACGCGCGAGTATAAGAGCGCGGAAAGTATTCAAAGCTCTTCTGAAAATCAGTAA
- a CDS encoding glycerophosphodiester phosphodiesterase family protein → MRTSTRTRTLIATLFTTATLTAQQAPMQNPFLELMNAANAHAKAHNAQTPVLSPVDATLIGPNPTVDVAQLHKAGFRVIPWTTNDPAKMRSLIDLRVDGIISDRPDLLQQVVAEEKAAHPEEAQYFATFVVSAHRGGRGLRPENTLPSFEDGLDHLATELETDTGVTTDHVSLIWHDQFLNPESCRRADGAPYTLENRVYTRDISLAEAQSTFICDKLHPQFPDQKNDLALSPVAVAFAKQEHLISPYVPTHAEQLFRFSRFYAEYYRTGPGKSHPDAAARAANAQKVRFNLETKFLPLPNDPAGKSVSALPVPAAHAEPTTNHTVDPQTFVTTLCGAIVRNHMESQAEVQSFDFRTLILVEEQFPKIPTYYLTADPKMLSTAFVPASLRQSPQ, encoded by the coding sequence ATGCGAACCTCCACTCGAACACGAACCCTGATCGCGACCCTCTTCACCACCGCAACCCTCACCGCCCAGCAGGCCCCTATGCAAAATCCCTTCCTCGAGCTCATGAATGCCGCCAACGCCCACGCGAAGGCCCACAACGCCCAGACGCCTGTCCTCTCTCCCGTCGACGCCACCCTCATCGGCCCCAACCCAACAGTCGATGTAGCCCAACTCCACAAAGCCGGATTCAGAGTCATTCCCTGGACCACCAACGACCCCGCAAAGATGCGCTCACTCATCGACCTCCGCGTCGACGGCATCATCTCCGACCGTCCCGACCTCCTCCAGCAAGTCGTCGCAGAAGAGAAAGCCGCGCACCCCGAAGAAGCGCAGTACTTCGCCACCTTCGTCGTCTCTGCCCATCGCGGCGGTCGCGGTCTTCGTCCCGAAAACACCCTCCCCTCCTTCGAGGACGGCCTCGACCACCTCGCCACCGAACTCGAAACCGACACCGGCGTCACCACCGACCACGTCTCCCTCATCTGGCACGATCAGTTCCTCAACCCCGAATCCTGCCGCCGCGCCGACGGCGCTCCCTACACCCTCGAAAACCGCGTCTACACTCGCGACATCTCACTCGCCGAAGCTCAGAGCACCTTCATCTGCGACAAGCTCCACCCCCAATTCCCCGATCAGAAGAACGACCTCGCGCTCTCCCCCGTCGCCGTGGCCTTCGCCAAACAAGAGCACCTCATCAGCCCCTACGTCCCTACCCACGCCGAGCAGCTCTTCCGCTTCTCCCGCTTCTACGCAGAGTACTATCGCACCGGCCCCGGCAAATCTCACCCCGACGCCGCCGCACGCGCAGCGAACGCGCAGAAGGTCCGCTTCAACCTCGAAACCAAGTTCCTTCCCCTGCCCAACGACCCCGCAGGCAAATCCGTATCCGCACTCCCCGTCCCAGCTGCGCACGCCGAACCCACCACCAACCACACCGTCGATCCCCAGACCTTCGTCACCACACTCTGTGGCGCGATCGTACGCAATCACATGGAGTCACAAGCCGAGGTACAAAGCTTCGACTTCCGCACCCTCATCCTCGTCGAGGAGCAGTTCCCCAAAATCCCCACCTACTACCTCACCGCCGACCCCAAGATGCTAAGCACCGCCTTCGTCCCAGCCTCCCTCCGCCAATCCCCGCAATAG